Proteins co-encoded in one Zalophus californianus isolate mZalCal1 chromosome 9, mZalCal1.pri.v2, whole genome shotgun sequence genomic window:
- the DCTN2 gene encoding dynactin subunit 2 isoform X1, with translation MADPKYADLPGIARNEPDVYETSDLPEDDQAEFDAELEELTSTSVEHIIVNPNAAYDKFKDKRVGTKGLDFSDRIGKTKRTGYESGEYEMLGEGLGVKETPQQKYQRLLHEVQELTTEVEKIKTAVKESATEEKLTPVVLAKQLAALKQQLFASHLEKLLGPDAAINLTDPDGALAKRLLLQLEATKNSKGTGSGGKTTGGTPIDSSLVTYELHSRPEQDKFSQAAKVAELEKRLTELEATVRCDQDAQNPLSAGLQGACLMETVELLQAKVNALDLAVLDQVEARLQSVLGKVNEIAKHKASVEDADTQSKVHQLYETIQRWSPVASTLPELVQRLVTIKQLHEQAMQFGQLLTHLDTTQQMIASSLKDNSTLLTQVQTTMRENLSAVEGNFANIDERMKKLGK, from the exons GAGCTG GAGGAGCTGACGAGCACAAGCGTGGAGCACATCATTGTCAATCCCAATGCTGCCTATGACAAGTTCAAAGACAAGAGAGTGGGGACAAAGGGACTTG ATTTCTCAGATCGTATTGGAAAAACCAAGAGAACAGGATATGAATCTGGAGAATATGAGAtg CTTGGAGAGGGCCTGGGAGTGAAGGAGACACCCCAGCAAAAGTACCAGCGACTATTGCATGAGGTCCAAGAGCTGACGACTGAAGTTGAGAAAATTAAG ACAGCAGTGAAGGAGTCAGCCACTGAAGAGAAGCTGACCCCCGTGGTATTGGCTAAACAGTTGGCAGCCCTGAAGCAGCAGCTGTTTGCTTCCCACCTGGAGAAGCTGCTGGGACCAGATGCAGCCATCAACCTTACTGACCCTGATGGAGCTCTGGCTAA GCGCCTGCTGCTGCAGCTGGAAGCAACCAAAAACAGCAAGGGAACTGGTTCAGGGGGAAAGACCACCGGCGGGACTCCCATAGATAGTAGCCTTGTCACTTACGAACTACATTCTCGGCCTGAACAGGACAAGTTCTCTCAAGCTGCCAAA GTTGCAGAACTTGAGAAGCGCCTAACAGAGCTGGAAGCAACTGTACGCTGTGATCAGGATGCTCAG AATCCCCTTTCAGCAGGTCTACAGGGAGCTTGTCTTATG GAGACTGTAGAACTGTTGCAAGCAAAGGTGAACGCCCTGGACCTTGCAGTTTTGGACCAAGTGGAGGCTCGGCTACAG AGTGTTCTGGGAAAGGTGAATGAGATTGCCAAGCATAAAGCTTCTGTAGAAGATGCAGATACACAAAGCAAG GTGCACCAGCTATATGAAACCATACAGCGCTGGAGCCCCGTTGCCTCCACCCTTCCTGAGCTGGTGCAGAGACTTGTCACCATCAAGCAGCTGCATGAGCAAG CCATGCAGTTCGGTCAGCTCCTGACCCACTTGGATACCACACAGCAGATGATTGCTAGCTCCCTCAAGGACAACTCCACCCTCTTGACCCAG GTGCAGACTACCATGCGTGAGAACCTGTCCGCGGTTGAGGGGAACTTTGCCAACATTGACGAACGGATGAAGAAGCTGGGAAAGTGA
- the DCTN2 gene encoding dynactin subunit 2 isoform X2: protein MADPKYADLPGIARNEPDVYETSDLPEDDQAEFDAEELTSTSVEHIIVNPNAAYDKFKDKRVGTKGLDFSDRIGKTKRTGYESGEYEMLGEGLGVKETPQQKYQRLLHEVQELTTEVEKIKTAVKESATEEKLTPVVLAKQLAALKQQLFASHLEKLLGPDAAINLTDPDGALAKRLLLQLEATKNSKGTGSGGKTTGGTPIDSSLVTYELHSRPEQDKFSQAAKVAELEKRLTELEATVRCDQDAQNPLSAGLQGACLMETVELLQAKVNALDLAVLDQVEARLQSVLGKVNEIAKHKASVEDADTQSKVHQLYETIQRWSPVASTLPELVQRLVTIKQLHEQAMQFGQLLTHLDTTQQMIASSLKDNSTLLTQVQTTMRENLSAVEGNFANIDERMKKLGK from the exons GAGGAGCTGACGAGCACAAGCGTGGAGCACATCATTGTCAATCCCAATGCTGCCTATGACAAGTTCAAAGACAAGAGAGTGGGGACAAAGGGACTTG ATTTCTCAGATCGTATTGGAAAAACCAAGAGAACAGGATATGAATCTGGAGAATATGAGAtg CTTGGAGAGGGCCTGGGAGTGAAGGAGACACCCCAGCAAAAGTACCAGCGACTATTGCATGAGGTCCAAGAGCTGACGACTGAAGTTGAGAAAATTAAG ACAGCAGTGAAGGAGTCAGCCACTGAAGAGAAGCTGACCCCCGTGGTATTGGCTAAACAGTTGGCAGCCCTGAAGCAGCAGCTGTTTGCTTCCCACCTGGAGAAGCTGCTGGGACCAGATGCAGCCATCAACCTTACTGACCCTGATGGAGCTCTGGCTAA GCGCCTGCTGCTGCAGCTGGAAGCAACCAAAAACAGCAAGGGAACTGGTTCAGGGGGAAAGACCACCGGCGGGACTCCCATAGATAGTAGCCTTGTCACTTACGAACTACATTCTCGGCCTGAACAGGACAAGTTCTCTCAAGCTGCCAAA GTTGCAGAACTTGAGAAGCGCCTAACAGAGCTGGAAGCAACTGTACGCTGTGATCAGGATGCTCAG AATCCCCTTTCAGCAGGTCTACAGGGAGCTTGTCTTATG GAGACTGTAGAACTGTTGCAAGCAAAGGTGAACGCCCTGGACCTTGCAGTTTTGGACCAAGTGGAGGCTCGGCTACAG AGTGTTCTGGGAAAGGTGAATGAGATTGCCAAGCATAAAGCTTCTGTAGAAGATGCAGATACACAAAGCAAG GTGCACCAGCTATATGAAACCATACAGCGCTGGAGCCCCGTTGCCTCCACCCTTCCTGAGCTGGTGCAGAGACTTGTCACCATCAAGCAGCTGCATGAGCAAG CCATGCAGTTCGGTCAGCTCCTGACCCACTTGGATACCACACAGCAGATGATTGCTAGCTCCCTCAAGGACAACTCCACCCTCTTGACCCAG GTGCAGACTACCATGCGTGAGAACCTGTCCGCGGTTGAGGGGAACTTTGCCAACATTGACGAACGGATGAAGAAGCTGGGAAAGTGA